GGAGAGCGCCTGCAGTCTGTCCGTCGGCATTCCGCAGCCGACGAGGTCGATCTCCGCCGGGGAGACGTAGTCCTCGAGGGCTTTGCGCGCGGTGTACTCCTGACCGGTCCGGCGGTTGACGCCGACCGGTACGTCGGCGAGGTCGGTCGGCGTCTCGATGTCGGTGTCGGGGCGCGTGAACACCGTGTAGGGAAGGCTGGCGAAGGTCCCGTTCGCGACGACCCGGCCGTCGCCCATAGTCCACGTCCGGCGGATGCTCTCCCACTTGCAGATGGGGTAGAGATCCACGTCGTACTCGCCCGTCAGCGTCTCCTCCGCGGGAATGTACTTGACGGACACGTCCCGTCTGTCTCGTTCGACCAGGTCGACCGCGAGCCCCTCTTCGCGGAAGTAGCCTCGTTCGATCGCTACCTTCTGTGGTAACACGAACGAGAACGGGAGGTGAAACACCCTGACAGCACGGTCTGCTAGCATAGGACACGCCACACCGTTGAGATGCTTAAAACGTTTTCACGATACGTTTATTTGTGATTCCGTTGAGAGTGACCCCCGTTCCCATGGAACAGCTATCGACAGCCCGCGCGGAGTTCGAGGAGGTCGCCGACGGGGTCCACCTCGCGCCCCTTCCAGCGGGGGAACGGGCGGGGATGATCTACTGGCGGATCGAACCGGGGGCGACGTTGCCGTCACATTCCCATTCGAACGAGCAGATCGGCTTCGTCACCGACGGCGAACTCGTCGCGATCGTCGAGGGCGAGGAGTACACGCTCGCGGCCGGCGACGCCTACATGTTCTCGAGTAACGAGCAACACGGTGCGGAAAACCGGAGTACTGACGACGCGGTCGGCATCGGCGTCCTCGCACCGCCGCGAGAAGAGCCCGACTGGCGACGGACGGCGTCGGCGGTCGATCAGGGGTGAGAGCCCCGCGGGAACCACCGCCCGCCGGAGAGGGCCACGATCAGTATATTGAACATCCGCGTGGTATCGAGACGTATGGACGCCGTCGACCACATCAACGTCGATGTCGACAGCCTCGAGCCGTGTTACGAATTTTACCGGGAGACCCTCGAACTCGATCTGGTCAGACCGCCCGCGGATTTCGAGGGGGACCACGCGATGTTTCGAGCCGGCGAGACCGTCGTGACGCTGGCCGAAACGGGTCGCGCCGAGAACTGGGACGAGCGAGGGCTCGACCACCCCCTCGACAAGGCCCATCTCGCGTTCGAGACCGACCGCCAGACCTACGACTCACTGATCGACGCCCTCGAGGGACAGTTTCCGAACCAGGGGCCCTACGACTGGGGCGAGTTCGAGGGGTTCTACGTCCTCGATCCCGACGGAAATCTCCTCGAGATCGTCACCTACGAGGCCCCCGAGGGCGACCGAACGCGATCGCTGCTCGCGCACGACGTCGTCGAGGAGGCGGACTCGAGCGGTGTCGACGATCCAGATAGAGCGAACGCAGCCGGTGAGCGCTGAGCCGGCGGCCCGCTGGACTCGCGAACGACCGTTCACGTGCGATCCGCCGGAAAACGGCCGTCGTACCGGTATCTTCGGATCGGTGTTTCCGTCACTGCCCCTCCAGCAGCGGTTTCCGATCGATCTGAGAGCTACGGACGGGCTCGTCGAGGGCCCGCGTTTCGACAGTCGCGAGCCACTCGTCGACGGTATACGTATGCTCGTCGTCCGTATACGATAGTTCCGTACACGGAACGACGCCGCGAAGGATCTCGGCGTCGGCGTCCTCCTCGTAGAGCGCCAGCGCCACGAGCGGCACTCGCACCCGCTCGCGCGCCTCGGCGTCGACGCCGAGCGGTGACGGCGGGATCGTCCGCCGACGGAACCCGGGCTCGAGCGAATAGCCGTGTCGGTCGGCCCACCGTTCGAACTCGGCGACGAGTTCGTCGCACGTCGGTTCCGTCTCCGCCGCGATGGAACGCTTCGATGGCCATCGGGAGACGTCCACCTCGTCGACGCAGCCACATTCCCGGAGCGTTCGGAGGCGTTCGACGAGCGTCGTGATCTGTTCGGAGACGCCGGTCGGGATAGCCGATCGCACGTAGCAGTCGATGTGAACGTGCCCCCGGGAATCGGAATCGACGAGCAGCGACACGCCGGGTTCACGTGCAGACATAGCCTCCCTCCGTGCGCTCGACGAGGTCCGTCGCCGCGAGGGATTCGAGAACGGCAAAGAGCGTGAGTTTGGATAGTCCGAGCGTCCGCTGTAGATCGGTCACCCTCGCGTCGCCGCCGGCGAGAAGGGACGGATACACGAGTTTCGCCTGTGAGGTTGCGAGTTCGTCCGGAACGGATAGCCGTTGGTCGCTCGTAAACATCATAGAAGCCGGCCACAGGTGAGCATATAAATATGGAGGGGAGCGTGTTATCAATCCACACCCTTCGGTCGCGGTGTGGTCGATACGCAGAAGTCCATCGACGCGGGCAACCGAAAGCGTCCACTCGAGGCGGCCCGGAGACGCCGCTATCGTCGGTCGTGACGTCGGTTGAAAGCCTTTGAACCGACCGATTTCGGTCTCAGGCGTTGCGTTCGGACTCGATCAGTTCCGCCATTTCGATATCCTTGTCGGTGACGCCGCCGTCCTCGTGGGAGGTCAGCCGGATCTCGACGCCGGAGTATCGGATGATGATCTCGGGGTGATGGAACTGCGCCTCGGCGATTTCGCCGACCATCTGTGCGAAGTTGACGCCGCGAAGGTAGTCGTCGAACTCGTACACTCGCACGATCTCGTCGTCGTCCTGTTCCCAGTTGTCAGGGAGATGTTCGTCGATCTCCGCGTCGGAAAGTCGGTCAGCCATGTGGGGGCGAACGCAATCCAATCAAATAACCATTGTGCCGCGTTCCCGTCCTATCACGGCACTCAGTGATCGCTCGGACGGCAATCCGCGGTCACTCGAGTCGCGATCGCTCCCCCGCGGGCTGGAGTTCGGCATCCACCAACGTCTCGTAGGCCCGTCGAAACCGCTCCGAGAGCGCCTGATGGGAGATCCCCAGTTCCTCGGCCAGTTCCTCCATCGAAACGCCGCGGGGGATTTCGAAGTAGCCGTACTCGAGGGCCGCCTCGAGGGCTTCCTGCTGTTCGGGCGTCAAGCGCGTCTCGTGGTCGTCGACGTCGGTCACGTCGGTCACGCGCCGGAGGTCGGCGTTGATCCCCCGATCGACCAGCCGATCGTACGCGTCACACAACGCATCGCGGTCGCGGTAGCGAACCGTCACCTGCCACCAGCCGTCGCTCGCCCGCGCTTCGAGTAGCGAGCCGCCGTTCGCGAGCAGGTCGTCCCAGAGGCGGGTCGTGCCCGTCCCCTCGGTGAAGGTGACGTCGTACAACAGCCGCGATCCCGTTTCGACGAGGAGTTCCGCCTCTTCGACCGAGGGGTCCGCCTCGAAGGCAGCAGTGGCTGTCTCGCAATCGACGCCGGAAACCCACAGGGAGGGACGCGTCTTCGATACCGAGGACTCGAGTTCGAACGTTGCCTCCGGCGCGCGCTCGAACGTGGACGCCAGCACGGAGTCGGCCGCCGGAAGCCGGAGATCGGCTATCGTCGACATCGGGCTTCGTACACCATCGACGCGTAAAAACCGCTATTGCGACGGACCTGACTGTCGGGATCGGTGATACCGATCACCGGGCTCGAGCGCCGAGCCGTCGATCGGACCGGTCGACGACCGGAACTGGCCGGCCACACCGTCAAGGGCGACACTCACCGAGCACGCAGTATGAACTCGCGTATCGACGCCGAGACCGACTTCGAGGAACTGACCGCTCGCATCCGCACGCAGTCACAGCAAGCGCCGGGGTCGGACACGGAACGGGTGACGATCCGATCGCTCGAGCGCGTCTCCTCGGACGCGCTCGCGACCCTGCTCGAGGCCGCCGAGAGCGAACACCTCGAACCGGGGGAACTCGTTTTCATCCTCTCGCGGGCCAACGCCGAACGCCTCGTCGAGCGGGAGTTCGACATCGACGACGTCGACGACCTCGAGGAGGTCCTGGGTCGGCGGGTTCGGGTCGAAAACGAGATGCCCGACGATACGGTCCTCCTGTTGCATCCCGACGCCGTCGAGGGGGAGGAGCTGGTCGAACCCGAAGCGATCGCCTGCGGAATCGTCGGGACGGACGACTGAGCGGGACTGAAACCCGTCCACTGCCGACCCGACTACTATCCGCGACTCGAGTGTGGCCACAGTATGCGCTATCTGGAGATTACGGTGCCGGAGGGGAAGCGGCGGGCCGTTCTCGATATCCTCGAGTCGGAAGAGATTGAGTACGTCGTCAGCGACGAAACCAGCGGCAGGGGGTACGCCGCAGTCGTCCGGTTCCCGGTTCCGACTCGGGCCGTCGAACCGCTCCTCGACCGCCTGAAGCGGGCCGGAATCAGTGAGGAAGCCAGCGTCGTCGTGATCAACGCCGAAACTGTCATTTCGGGGGGATTCACGAGGCTTCGAGACCGCTACAGCCGCGGCGGCCAGCTGGGTGCTCGCACGTCGCGACAGGTGTTGCGGACGAAAGCGGACGAACTCACGCCTCCGTTTACGATCTACGCGATCATGTTGCTCATCAGCGCCGTCGTCGCCACCGCCGGGTTGCTGGCCGACTCGCCGGCGGTCGTGATCGGGGCGATGGTCATCGCGCCGCTTCTGGGCCCCGCGCTCGCGGCCAACGTCGGTATCGTAACTGGAGACAATCGACTCAAGCGGACCGGCTTCACCTATCAGGTCATCGGCGTGGCGATAGTCGTCGTCGCCTCCATCGCCCTCGCCACGCTGGCTCGACTGGCCGGCCTCGAGCCCGCGGGGGTTGACATCGTCGTCGCCACCGAACTCGAGGAGCGGGTCGCGCCGAACCTGTTCTCGCTCGCGGTCGCCCTCGGTGCCGGAATCGCCGGCATCCTGAGCCTCACGCGAGGGTTTTCCGAGGCCATCGTCGGCGTCATGATCGCCGCGGCGCTCATCCCGCCCTCGGCCGCGGTCGGGATCACGGTCGCCTGGGGGATGTCCGGTGCGGCGATCGGGGCCGCCGTCCTCGTGATCGTGAACCTCCTGTCGATCAACCTCGCCGCGCTGGCGACGCTGTGGATCGCCGGCTACCGGCCGCAGGGACTGTTCGAGGTGTCGCCCACCCGGACGCCGACGTACACCTACGCGGCGATCTTCGGAGTCGGGTTGTTGGTGCTCGCCGCGCCGCTCGCCGGCGTTACGCTGCTGGACTTCCACACCACCGAACTCCAGTCGGCGGCCGAGGACGAGGTCGACGCGGTGCTCGCCCGACAGCAGTACGAGGGCCTCGAGAGCGAAGAAGTAGCGGTCGAACTCGACGGCGAGTACCCGATCCAGTCGGTCGAGCGGGTCGTCGTCACGGTTTCAAGCCGCGAACCCGGCCCGGTACCGGGACTCGCCGACCGACTGTACGA
This portion of the Natrinema salinisoli genome encodes:
- a CDS encoding ABC transporter substrate-binding protein, giving the protein MLADRAVRVFHLPFSFVLPQKVAIERGYFREEGLAVDLVERDRRDVSVKYIPAEETLTGEYDVDLYPICKWESIRRTWTMGDGRVVANGTFASLPYTVFTRPDTDIETPTDLADVPVGVNRRTGQEYTARKALEDYVSPAEIDLVGCGMPTDRLQALSEGRVDAVTLIDPHSTLADHLGFRRLLEYDNHMGIVGSDDVDRDVLEAFLRAYGRAVDEINAEPDAFRGTYLELLEADAAVAPELFDDVDVDAVRQELTVPRYEVPDPVDREELDDHLDWMQSRGLIDESAAIDDIVAPL
- a CDS encoding cupin domain-containing protein; the encoded protein is MEQLSTARAEFEEVADGVHLAPLPAGERAGMIYWRIEPGATLPSHSHSNEQIGFVTDGELVAIVEGEEYTLAAGDAYMFSSNEQHGAENRSTDDAVGIGVLAPPREEPDWRRTASAVDQG
- a CDS encoding VOC family protein, with protein sequence MDAVDHINVDVDSLEPCYEFYRETLELDLVRPPADFEGDHAMFRAGETVVTLAETGRAENWDERGLDHPLDKAHLAFETDRQTYDSLIDALEGQFPNQGPYDWGEFEGFYVLDPDGNLLEIVTYEAPEGDRTRSLLAHDVVEEADSSGVDDPDRANAAGER
- a CDS encoding HTH domain-containing protein; this translates as MSAREPGVSLLVDSDSRGHVHIDCYVRSAIPTGVSEQITTLVERLRTLRECGCVDEVDVSRWPSKRSIAAETEPTCDELVAEFERWADRHGYSLEPGFRRRTIPPSPLGVDAEARERVRVPLVALALYEEDADAEILRGVVPCTELSYTDDEHTYTVDEWLATVETRALDEPVRSSQIDRKPLLEGQ
- a CDS encoding helix-turn-helix domain-containing protein, whose protein sequence is MFTSDQRLSVPDELATSQAKLVYPSLLAGGDARVTDLQRTLGLSKLTLFAVLESLAATDLVERTEGGYVCT
- a CDS encoding 4a-hydroxytetrahydrobiopterin dehydratase codes for the protein MADRLSDAEIDEHLPDNWEQDDDEIVRVYEFDDYLRGVNFAQMVGEIAEAQFHHPEIIIRYSGVEIRLTSHEDGGVTDKDIEMAELIESERNA
- a CDS encoding helix-turn-helix domain-containing protein, which gives rise to MSTIADLRLPAADSVLASTFERAPEATFELESSVSKTRPSLWVSGVDCETATAAFEADPSVEEAELLVETGSRLLYDVTFTEGTGTTRLWDDLLANGGSLLEARASDGWWQVTVRYRDRDALCDAYDRLVDRGINADLRRVTDVTDVDDHETRLTPEQQEALEAALEYGYFEIPRGVSMEELAEELGISHQALSERFRRAYETLVDAELQPAGERSRLE
- a CDS encoding TIGR00341 family protein, with the protein product MRYLEITVPEGKRRAVLDILESEEIEYVVSDETSGRGYAAVVRFPVPTRAVEPLLDRLKRAGISEEASVVVINAETVISGGFTRLRDRYSRGGQLGARTSRQVLRTKADELTPPFTIYAIMLLISAVVATAGLLADSPAVVIGAMVIAPLLGPALAANVGIVTGDNRLKRTGFTYQVIGVAIVVVASIALATLARLAGLEPAGVDIVVATELEERVAPNLFSLAVALGAGIAGILSLTRGFSEAIVGVMIAAALIPPSAAVGITVAWGMSGAAIGAAVLVIVNLLSINLAALATLWIAGYRPQGLFEVSPTRTPTYTYAAIFGVGLLVLAAPLAGVTLLDFHTTELQSAAEDEVDAVLARQQYEGLESEEVAVELDGEYPIQSVERVVVTVSSREPGPVPGLADRLYEEISPHTDEGVVVEVQYVVAQERGSDGNQQATVRSANGP